From the Halalkalicoccus sp. CGA53 genome, one window contains:
- a CDS encoding transcription factor S, with protein sequence MEFCDECGSMMRANEEAWVCGSCGHEQARDRASETTLTEAQEETEVIESGAEGSGLPTTDARCPNCENDRAFWYMQQIRSADESETRFFVCTECEHKWREDDH encoded by the coding sequence ATGGAGTTCTGTGACGAGTGTGGGTCGATGATGCGGGCGAACGAGGAGGCGTGGGTCTGTGGGAGCTGTGGACACGAACAGGCGCGCGACAGGGCGAGCGAGACGACGCTGACCGAGGCCCAGGAGGAGACCGAGGTGATCGAGAGCGGCGCCGAGGGGAGCGGGCTCCCCACCACGGACGCCCGCTGTCCGAACTGCGAGAACGACCGGGCGTTCTGGTACATGCAGCAGATCCGGTCGGCCGACGAGTCGGAGACGCGGTTTTTCGTCTGCACCGAATGCGAGCACAAGTGGCGCGAGGACGACCACTGA
- a CDS encoding OsmC family protein: MADSDLREVQRPLKEEYESDPEAARITMTATGEGHDDVRSCSVDIGRAIYEAELHEGAGGPGSAACSGDLLLGALAACSQLTAQAVAENFGEEVEISVEASGDLDLRGTMGIDEDVPVGFEGIRLETTVEGELSEETAEALERYTEKYCVVYRTLLDQPTIETSWTFE; the protein is encoded by the coding sequence ATGGCAGACAGTGACTTGCGCGAGGTGCAGAGACCGCTGAAAGAGGAGTACGAGAGCGACCCGGAAGCGGCGAGGATCACGATGACCGCGACCGGCGAGGGCCACGACGACGTCCGGTCGTGCAGCGTCGACATCGGCCGGGCGATCTACGAGGCGGAGCTCCACGAGGGTGCCGGCGGTCCGGGCTCCGCGGCGTGTTCCGGCGACCTGCTCCTTGGTGCGCTCGCCGCCTGCTCGCAGCTCACCGCACAGGCGGTCGCGGAGAACTTCGGTGAGGAGGTCGAGATCTCGGTCGAGGCCAGCGGCGACCTCGACCTGCGGGGGACGATGGGGATCGACGAGGACGTCCCGGTGGGGTTCGAGGGAATTAGGCTCGAGACGACGGTCGAGGGCGAGCTCTCCGAGGAGACGGCGGAGGCACTGGAGAGGTACACCGAGAAGTACTGCGTCGTCTACCGGACGCTCTTGGATCAGCCGACGATCGAGACGTCGTGGACGTTCGAGTAG
- a CDS encoding DUF5789 family protein: MTRKVKLSRVEAELSELSYPVTRNDAATELDDVTVLFADGEANLGQVVSETGSDSFESVDELESEVYGALPIEAVGEPGQSEGEG; the protein is encoded by the coding sequence ATGACACGCAAGGTGAAGCTGAGTCGGGTCGAGGCGGAGCTCTCGGAACTCTCGTATCCGGTGACGCGAAACGACGCGGCGACCGAACTCGACGACGTGACCGTCCTGTTCGCCGACGGCGAGGCGAACCTGGGCCAGGTCGTCTCCGAGACAGGAAGCGACTCGTTCGAGTCCGTCGACGAACTGGAGTCGGAGGTCTACGGCGCGCTCCCGATCGAGGCGGTGGGCGAACCGGGCCAGTCCGAGGGCGAGGGCTGA
- a CDS encoding MFS transporter, producing the protein MVGFGFDVDRRVLALAFARMADGVGNSFLIIVLPLYIASGLVSGRTFGLTESAIIGIVLSTYGLLNSVSQPLTGYLSDRTGRRQRFILVGLAILALMNLVYLVVSSYAALVGIRVVQGIAVAFIVPASIALVNELATAGNRGGNMGVYNTFRLIGFGAGPVVAGAVVAAGPYSGLGLSISGFDAAFYVAAGTAALSFVLVAILVSDPETVERSRKRLRIAVRDPTGETALDTTFTLGLASLFMATSIALFATLQPQVNVLLDQGSTWFGVQFAAFVLAQVLLQTPIGRASDHLGRKPFLLAGLVLLGPTTLVQGFVPTSELMFLARFAQGVAGAMVFAPALALAGDLATGGDSGKRLAVLTMAFGLGIAAGPLLAGFLVPYGFPVPFAFGAGLSIVGLVLVYTQVEETIGVGTPTETPEPASRD; encoded by the coding sequence ATGGTAGGCTTCGGCTTCGACGTCGATCGGCGCGTGCTCGCGCTCGCGTTCGCGCGCATGGCCGACGGCGTCGGCAACTCCTTTCTCATCATCGTCCTCCCCCTCTACATCGCGAGCGGGCTCGTCTCCGGTCGCACGTTCGGGCTCACCGAGAGCGCTATCATCGGGATCGTCCTCTCGACGTACGGCCTGCTCAACAGCGTCAGCCAGCCGCTCACGGGCTACCTCTCCGACCGGACGGGACGGAGACAGCGGTTCATCCTCGTCGGCCTCGCGATCCTCGCGCTCATGAACCTCGTCTACCTCGTCGTCTCCTCGTACGCCGCGCTCGTCGGGATCCGCGTGGTCCAGGGGATCGCCGTGGCGTTCATCGTCCCTGCCTCGATCGCCCTCGTGAACGAACTCGCGACCGCGGGGAACCGGGGCGGGAACATGGGCGTCTACAACACCTTCCGACTGATCGGCTTCGGTGCCGGACCGGTCGTCGCGGGTGCGGTCGTCGCCGCGGGGCCGTACTCGGGACTCGGACTCTCGATCTCCGGCTTCGACGCCGCGTTCTACGTCGCGGCGGGCACCGCCGCGCTGAGTTTCGTCCTCGTGGCGATCCTCGTAAGCGATCCCGAGACGGTCGAACGCTCGCGAAAGCGCCTCCGGATCGCCGTGCGCGATCCGACCGGCGAGACGGCGCTCGACACGACGTTCACGCTCGGTCTCGCCTCGCTGTTCATGGCGACGTCGATCGCGCTGTTCGCCACGCTCCAGCCGCAGGTGAACGTCCTGCTCGACCAGGGCTCGACCTGGTTCGGCGTCCAGTTCGCCGCGTTCGTCCTCGCCCAAGTGCTGCTCCAGACGCCGATCGGCCGGGCGAGCGACCACCTCGGGCGAAAGCCCTTCCTCCTCGCCGGCCTCGTCCTCCTCGGACCGACGACGCTCGTCCAGGGCTTCGTCCCGACCTCGGAGCTGATGTTCCTCGCCCGGTTCGCCCAGGGCGTCGCCGGCGCGATGGTGTTCGCCCCGGCGCTCGCGCTCGCCGGGGACCTCGCCACGGGTGGCGACTCCGGAAAGCGCCTCGCCGTACTCACGATGGCGTTCGGCCTCGGCATCGCCGCCGGACCGCTCCTGGCGGGCTTCCTCGTCCCCTACGGCTTCCCGGTGCCGTTCGCCTTCGGTGCGGGCCTCTCGATCGTCGGCCTCGTGCTGGTCTATACGCAGGTCGAGGAGACGATCGGAGTCGGGACACCGACGGAGACGCCCGAGCCGGCATCACGGGACTGA